The following coding sequences are from one Triticum aestivum cultivar Chinese Spring chromosome 5A, IWGSC CS RefSeq v2.1, whole genome shotgun sequence window:
- the LOC123103361 gene encoding protein ROS1A, giving the protein MQGFGQWLPQSQSAADLYFSGIMSSQLDTSIEMQTRNTAVAVLEDESAHSFGITSAAGPIEVTRNDAGTIIDNENVAEPTGGIDLNKTPPPKAKRKKHRPKVLKSSKPPKSATPKPSKAKEEKPSGKRKYVRKNAPAGQPPSEQTAESHRKAALKPAKRSLNFEGEVPQENTHPGSQAQVVSCDPKDYQPSMPSTGQRNVQSQLTCHLDFTSSSMYSSANQMADTQLLPADNMKTSIYSSANQMANAQFLPAHNMPKGVLFDLNSSTNQIQNEYANFLDGPAQFFQSGITETLQTNPLLELCAGMPDKNLPDLNSSITLMQGMSTNFTEYLLSSSQASVRETHMGKQMPNCQRMPENPVTPAQCFEGVAARENFNLNSCLREGGVTNQICHGYRSTQSPIPPPKQIEGHSAMENLNGLGTISDYLKFTTSPSPYRQTGGALGLHGSHSSSHVHALDTREHNASNGAHIPLGMNLDQQRNGWASVDACHAAPSQGSYFPETYKRMRTDNYSKCLNGAVGNTSTPTMYLSNNRNTNVVSAVNSNVFTLADAQRLIAREKSRASRGMISFGGSGYNMVKRPEMIEEHYRPAIHGTACSDSVEAPDKHFRHITEKITQVPSNPNTLQSQNCSPRIGSHQPQFWEGNTIEVSGLPVEQHNQSTAPQDDTRNSFCIGPSDELVRSINGEISRFPVTPTGQSTGNNTMKKFDFQLETSGEVIMPLTSPRNSSPGTDVLRNEDHQVEVCGETTVAKPSEKRKAGRPRKEIKPGENPKPRGRPRKQKVVGAELASKGSNEDISVISGPHAGVSPGSKGINTERSGESFPGAIAPPVDPLDLIIQKIKILDINKSDDTGSAEPHGALVPYKGEFGAIIPYEGKGKRKYARAKVNLDPVTALMWKLLMEPDMVDGSEGMDKDKEKWLEEERKIFRGRIDSFIARMHLVQGDRRFSPWKGSVVDSVVGVFLTQNVSDHLSSSAFMALAAKFPAKPEVSKISADRMFHTASENVGCSGLFGDSVKLPGGILVEEASNTTGSLVTTEEKEGSNSSGLFGNSPGDGVDCTAGVYYNSYGTLLVRLHEGKTPAVGTESVVEVEDGALEDVVSSQNSAISSQSSPDYLFHMTDHMFPSTLLNFTAEDFVGRNMANGTSNSTTYTELLKMQELKSKPNEKEYDGVPIQCTNRGSIPSEVHNLNSKTQPLHASGSYHQNGRAHLPDITFSSDLEHSVYTGLNRTDDSRVTPAEIRYDCSLSSPGIDSENRSQTTDSLTALLYGIDGSLSQDKIPFPSMATQGADSISTLMDKYFHPSSSETASFAREQLSCENNLQRNDVVAAFVKQHETLNLQEECTARAKQIGGENCQSGCSQQYGNVGLSSNMDGSHCSSNLYENEKANSELLEKVASDSIEKPKDTNKALPEVPADRSKAKKARAGKKRTYDWDILRKEVLASRGNEERGENAKDALDWETIRQIDVKEISNAIRERGMNNMLSERIQDFLNRVVRDHGSIDLEWLRYVDPDKAKEYLLSIRGLGLKSVECVRLLTLHHMAFPVDTNVGRICVRLGWVPLQPLPESLQLHLLELYPMLENIQKYLWPRLCKLDQRTLYELHYQMITFGKVFCTKSKPNCNACPMRAECKHFASAFASARLALPGPEEKSLVTSGNPIASGSCQQPYISSMRLNQLDWNANAHDHILDNRQPIIEEPASPEPEPETAEMRESAIEDIFLDDPEEIPTIKLNFEEFAQNLKNYMQVNNIEMEDADMSSALVAITPEAASIPTPRLKNVSRLRTEHQVYELPDSHPLLEGYDQREPDDPCPYLLSIWTPGETAQSIDAPKTACNSNESGKLCDSSACFSCNSMREAQAQTVRGTILVPCRTAMRGSFPLNGTYFQVNEVFADHDSSRNPVDVPRRWIWDLPRRTVYFGTSVPSIFKGLTTEDIQQCFWRGFVCVRGFDRTSRAPRPLYARLHFPASKITRNKKGAASAGTDDA; this is encoded by the exons ATGCAGGGCTTTGGACAATGGCTTCCTCAATCGCAGAGCGCAGCCGATCTTTATTTCTCAGGTATTATGTCTTCTCAGTTGGACACTTCCATAGAGATGCAGACTAGAAATACTGCAGTTGCAGTGTTGGAGGACGAGTCTGCTCATTCGTTTGGCATTACAAGTGCTGCTGGGCCAATTGAAGTCACTAGAAATGATGCCGGGACAATTATAGACAATGAAAATGTTGCTGAACCGACTGGAGGTATTGACTTGAACAAGACCCCACCACCGAAGGCTAAGAGGAAAAAGCACAGGCCAAAGGTCCTGAAATCATCAAAGCCTCCTAAGTCTGCAACCCCAAAGCCTTCCAAGGCAAAGGAGGAAAAACCATCTGGTAAAAGAAAGTATGTCCGTAAGAATGCGCCAGCAGGCCAACCTCCCTCAGAACAGACTGCCGAGTCACATCGCAAAGCTGCCCTGAAACCCGCTAAGCGGTCTTTGAACTTTGAGGGGGAAGTTCCACAAGAGAACACACATCCTGGATCCCAAGCTCAAGTGGTATCTTGTGATCCCAAGGACTATCAACCATCCATGCCTTCTACCGGTCAAAGAAATGTCCAAAGCCAGTTGACATGCCATTTGGATTTTACCAGCAGTTCAATGTACAGTTCAGCCAATCAGATGGCTGATACACAGCTATTGCCTGCAGATAATATGAAAACATCAATTTACAGTTCAGCCAATCAGATGGCTAATGCACAGTTTTTGCCTGCACATAATATGCCAAAAGGAGTATTATTTGACCTCAATAGTTCGACGAATCAGATACAGAATGAGTATGCTAATTTTTTGGATGGGCCTGCGCAATTTTTTCAGTCTGGAATAACAGAAACATTACAAACAAATCCTTTGCTAGAGCTCTGTGCTGGCATGCCAGATAAAAATTTACCTGATCTCAACAGTTCAATCACTCTAATGCAGGGCATGTCAACTAATTTTACCGAATACTTGCTTTCATCATCACAAGCTTCTGTAAGAGAAACACATATGGGCAAACAGATGCCTAATTGTCAAAGAATGCCAGAAAATCCAGTTACACCTGCTCAGTGTTTTGAAGGGGTTGCAGCGAGGGAAAACTTCAATCTTAATTCTTGTTTAAGAGAAGGAGGGGTAACCAACCAAATATGTCATGGCTACAGATCGACACAAAGCCCAATCCCACCTCCCAAGCAAATTGAAGGGCATTCTGCAATGGAAAATTTGAATGGACTTGGAACAATAAGTGACTACTTAAAGTTTACCACCAGTCCTAGTCCTTACAGGCAAACAGGTGGTGCACTTGGACTTCATGGTTCACACAGCTCGTCACATGTGCATGCACTGGACACCAGAGAACACAATGCTTCCAATGGTGCCCATATTCCATTAGGTATGAATCTTGACCAGCAGAGGAATGGATGGGCATCTGTAGATGCGTGCCATGCTGCACCCTCTCAGGGGTCATATTTTCCTGAAACCTACAAAAGAATGAGAACAGATAATTATAGTAAATGCCTGAATGGAGCTGTGGGCAACACATCCACCCCAACTATGTATTTGTCAAACAATCGGAATACAAATGTGGTTTCAGCTGTCAACTCTAATGTGTTTACCCTAGCTGATGCTCAAAGACTGATAGCCCGTGAGAAATCACGAGCTTCCCGAGGAATGATTAGTTTTGGAGGATCAGGATACAATATGGTTAAAAGACCGGAAATGATCGAAGAACATTATAGACCTGCTAtccatggcactgcatgcagtgattCTGTTGAAGCACCTGATAAACATTTCAGACACATAACAGAAAAAATTACACAGGTGCCTAGTAATCCAAACACCCTGCAAAGTCAAAACTGTAGTCCGAGAATTGGAAGTCATCAACCACAGTTTTGGGAAGGCAACACGATTGAAGTGTCAGGTTTGCCTGTTGAACAGCATAATCAGAGCACTGCCCCTCAGGATGATACTCGGAATAGTTTCTGCATTGGTCCTTCCGACGAGCTTGTCAGAAGCATCAATGGTGAAATTTCTAGGTTTCCTGTCACTCCAACAGGCCAATCAACAGGTAACAACACTATGAAAAAGTTTGATTTCCAACTGGAGACTTCTGGAGAAGTTATTATGCCCCTTACCAGTCCAAGAAATTCATCACCGGGTACTGATGTTCTGAGAAATGAGGATCATCAAGTGGAGGTTTGTGGAGAAACTACTGTAGCTAAACCCAGTGAGAAGCGAAAAGCAGGACGACCCCGAAAAGAGATAAAACCTGGTGAGAATCCAAAGCCTAGAGGTCGTCCAAGGAAGCAAAAGGTGGTTGGTGCAGAACTTGCATCCAAAGGTAGCAATGAAGATATTTCTGTTATCTCTGGACCTCATGCGGGAGTGTCTCCTGGTTCCAAAGGGATTAATACGGAACGAAGCGGAGAAAGTTTTCCTGGAGCTATAGCACCTCCAGTGGATCCTTTGGATCTCATAATTCAAAAGATAAAAATCTTAGACATAAACAAATCAGATGACACTGGGTCAGCTGAGCCGCATGGTGCTCTTGTCCCTTACAAAGGAGAATTTGGTGCAATTATTCCATACGAGGGGAAAGGGAAAAGAAAATATGCTCGGGCCAAAGTGAACCTTGATCCAGTAACTGCTCTAATGTGGAAGTTATTAATGGAACCAGATATGGTTGATGGTTCCGAAGGCATGGATAAGGACAAAGAAAaatggcttgaagaagaaaggaaaatATTCCGAGGACGTATTGATTCGTTCATTGCTCGCATGCATCTAGTTCAAG GAGATCGTCGTTTCTCTCCCTGGAAAGGATCAGTTGTGGATTCAGTAGTGGGTGTTTTTCTCACCCAGAATGTTTCAGACCATCTTTCCAG CTCTGCGTTTATGGCTCTCGCTGCAAAATTTCCTGCAAAGCCAGAAGTCTCTAAAATATCTGCAGATAGGATGTTTCACACAGCATCAGAGAACGTTGGTTGTTCTGGATTGTTTGGTGATTCTGTCAAATTGCCGGGTGGTATTCTTGTTGAAGAGGCAAGTAACACAACAGGCTCCTTAGTTACaacagaagaaaaggaaggaagCAACAGTTCTGGGTTGTTTGGAAATTCTCCTGGAGATGGAGTAGACTGTACAGCAGGGGTTTATTATAATTCTTATGGGACACTGCTGGTTAGGCTGCATGAGGGCAAGACACCGGCTGTGGGGACTGAAAGCGTTGTTGAAGTCGAAGATGGGGCACTGGAGGACGTTGTTTCATCACAGAACTCTGCTATTTCATCTCAAAGTTCCCCTGACTATCTGTTTCACATGACTGATCATATGTTCCCAAGCACATTGCTAAATTTTACAGCAGAAGACTTTGTTGGCAGAAATATGGCCAATGGTACAAGCAATTCAACCACATACACAGAACTTCTGAAGATGCAAGAGCTAAAGAGCAAGCCTAATGAAAAGGAATATGATGGAGTTCCAATACAATGTACAAACAGGGGGTCAATCCCCAGTGAAGTACATAACCTTAACAGCAAGACTCAACCTCTTCATGCTTCTGGCTCTTATCACCAGAATGGCCGAGCTCATCTCCCAGATATAACATTTTCCAGTGACTTAGAGCACTCAGTATACACTGGCCTTAATAGAACAGATGATTCCAGGGTCACACCAGCTGAGATCAGATATGACTGTTCTTTATCTTCTCCTGGAATTGACAGTGAAAATAGATCTCAAACGACTGATTCTTTAACTGCCCTTCTATACGGTATAGATGGATCCTTAAGTCAGGACAAAATCCCTTTCCCTTCCATGGCGACGCAAGGAGCTGACTCGATTTCAACATTAATGGATAAATATTTTCATCCATCAAGTTCAGAGACGGCGTCATTTGCTAGGGAGCAATTGTCCTGTGAAAATAATCTTCAAAGAAATGATGTTGTAGCTGCATTTGTGAAACAGCATGAAACTTTGAATCTGCAAGAGGAATGTACTGCCAGAGCAAAGCAAATTGGAGGTGAAAATTGTCAGTCAGGATGTAGCCAACAGTATGGCAATGTTGGACTTTCATCAAACATGGATGGGAGTCATTGTTCCTCAAActtatatgaaaatgaaaaagCAAATTCTGAACTCCTAGAGAAGGTTGCTTCAGACTCGATAGAGAAACCCAAAGATACTAATAAGGCTTTACCTGAAGTTCCTGCTGACAGATCAAAAGCAAAGAAGGCAAGGGCTGGTAAAAAGAGAACATATGATTGGGATATTTTAAGAAAAGAAGTTCTTGCCAGTCGAGGAAATGAAGAAAGAGGTGAGAATGCAAAGGATGCACTTGATTGGGAAACAATAAGGCAAATAGATGTGAAGGAAATATCTAACGCAATTAGAGAGCGAGGAATGAACAACATGCTCTCAGAGCGAATACAA GATTTTCTAAACCGGGTGGTGAGAGACCATGGGAGCATTGACCTTGAATGGTTGCGATATGTCGATCCAGACAAAGCAAA GGAGTACCTCTTAAGCATTAGAGGTCTTGGACTGAAAAGTGTAGAGTGTGTGCGTCTTTTGACACTCCATCATATGGCTTTCCCT GTGGACACAAACGTTGGTAGGATTTGCGTGAGGCTGGGATGGGTGCCACTTCAACCCCTACCCGAGTCTCTTCAGTTGCATCTGTTGGAGCT GTATCCGATGCTGGAGAACATACAGAAATACCTCTGGCCTCGATTATGCAAGCTTGATCAACGGACATT GTACGAGCTTCACTATCAAATGATAACGTTTGGAAAG GTATTTTGTACAAAAAGTAAGCCAAATTGCAATGCATGCCCAATGAGAGCTGAATGCAAGCACTTTGCGAGTGCATTTGCAAG TGCTAGACTTGCTCTTCCTGGACCTGAAGAGAAGAGTTTGGTTACGTCAGGAAACCCAATTGCTTCAGGGAGCTGCCAGCAGCCATACATAAGTTCTATGCGTTTAAATCAACTTGACTGGAATGCAAATGCCCATGACCATATTCTGGACAATCGCCAGCCAATCATTGAGGAGCCAGCAAGTCCTGAACCAGAACCAGAGACTGCAGAGATGAGAGAGAGTGCCATAGAGGATATTTTTCTTGATGATCCTGAAGAAATTCCTACAATCAAGCTTAATTTCGAGGAGTTTGCACAGAATCTCAAGAATTATATGCAAGTCAATAACATTGAAATGGAAGATGCTGATATGTCAAGTGCCTTGGTTGCCATAACTCCAGAAGCTGCATCTATCCCAACTCCTAGGCTCAAGAATGTTAGTCGCCTAAGAACAGAGCATCAAGT CTATGAACTGCCGGACTCGCATCCACTTCTGGAAGGA TATGACCAAAGAGAGCCTGATGATCCTTGCCCGTATCTACTCTCTATATGGACCCCAG GTGAAACAGCTCAGTCAATTGATGCACCCAAGACAGCATGCAACTCCAATGAGAGTGGTAAACTATGTGACAGCAGTGCATGCTTCAGTTGCAACAGTATGCGAGAGGCGCAGGCTCAAACAGTCAGAGGAACAATTTTG GTACCGTGTCGAACAGCTATGAGAGGAAGCTTTCCACTTAATGGGACATATTTCCAAGTAAATGAG GTATTTGCTGATCATGACTCAAGCCGAAACCCAGTTGATGTTCCGAGGAGATGGATATGGGACCTCCCTAGGAGAACAGTTTACTTCGGAACTTCAGTTCCTTCAATCTTTAAAG GTTTAACAACTGAAGACATACAGCAGTGCTTCTGGAGAG GATTTGTTTGTGTGAGGGGCTTTGATAGGACATCAAGAGCACCAAGACCACTCTATGCAAGGCTTCACTTTCCAGCAAGCAAAATTACCAGGAATAAAAAGGGCGCAGCTTCTGCAGGCACAGATGATGCATAG